Proteins from a genomic interval of Zingiber officinale cultivar Zhangliang chromosome 2A, Zo_v1.1, whole genome shotgun sequence:
- the LOC122041788 gene encoding cellulose synthase-like protein D5, whose product MAGRRASSPASPVTITVSSSGGKEGGDGPLRRSIGLTSPVPRHSFSKADSPAARPSSRGLSSGGGRYFSAADNSDESHERTSSEFVRYTVHIPPTPDHQPTPSQEDVDELEPRPQRSFISGTIFTGGFNCGTRGHVIQCSADSVKVAKSSGGMLCEMNGCDGDVFLGVMKPLCECGFLICKDCYLECIGDGGGLCPGCKEPYRTANDEDDSMSEDERRRLPLTSMPEFNRMAWKRLSMVRSMKAPHQPGDFDHNSWLFETKGTYGYGNAVWHRDGNAGGDRAEHNGFEEPPDFEGKCRRPLTRKKGVSQAILSPYRLLVVIRLLALGLFLAWRIRHPNHDALWLWGMSVACEVWFAFSWLLDQLQKLCPVNRATDLSVLKERFESPSIRNPKGRSDLPGVDVFVSTADSEKEPPLVTANTILSILAVDYPVEKLACYLSDDGGSLLTFEALAETATFARIWVPFCRKHTVEPRNPEAYFSQKRDFLKNKVRRDFVRERRKVKREYDEFKVRINSLPESIRRRSDAYNAHEELRAKKKQMEIKDDSISEPTEFIKATWMSDGSHWPGTWFSAAPDHSRADHASIVQVMLVPPNPEPVIGNVEQESNLINTADVDIRLPMLVYVSREKRPGYDHNKKAGAMNSLVRTSAIMSNGPFILNLDCDHYIHNSLALREGMCFMLDRGGDRICYVQFPQRFDGIDPSDRYANNNLVFFDVTMRAMDGLQGPMYVGTGCIFRRTALYGFSPPRATEHHGWFGRKKTKLFLRKPTMGKKHDRDKKDDENDDELDVESALLPKRFGSSATLVASIPIAEYQGRLLQDMPGVRQGRPAGSLAVPREPLDAATVAETISVISCFFEDQTEWGQRVGWIYGSVTEDVVTGYRMHNRGWRSIYCVTKRDAFRGTAPINLTDRLHQVLRWATGSVEIFFSQNNAIFASRRMKFLQRVAYFNCGIYPFTSIFLMVYCILPAISLFTGQFIVQSLSITFLMLLLAITGTLCLLALLEIKWSGITLHEWWRNEQFWLIGGTSAHPAAVLQGLLKVIAGVDISFTLTSKPAADDDADAFAELYVVKWSFLMVPPITIMMMNTIAIAVGTARTMYCQFPQWSKLLGGVFFSFWVLCHLYPFAKGLMGRRGKVPTIVFIWAGLISSIISLLWVYISPPAGGRRDYMSFQFP is encoded by the exons ATGGCGGGTCGGCGAGCATCGTCGCCGGCTTCCCCGGTGACGATCACCGTGTCTTCCTCCGGCGGGAAGGAAGGAGGCGATGGACCCCTCCGCCGGAGCATCGGCTTGACCAGTCCGGTCCCGCGGCACTCCTTCTCCAAAGCTGACTCCCCGGCCGCTAGGCCGTCCAGCCGGGGCCTCTCGAGCGGCGGGGGGAGGTACTTCTCCGCGGCCGACAACAGCGACGAGAGCCACGAACGTACCTCCTCCGAGTTCGTCCGGTACACCGTCCACATCCCGCCGACGCCGGACCACCAGCCGACCCCGTCGCAGGAGGATGTCGACGAGCTCGAGCCTCGCCCGCAGCGGAGCTTCATCTCCGGCACCATCTTCACCGGCGGGTTCAATTGCGGGACCCGCGGCCACGTCATCCAGTGCTCGGCGGACAGCGTGAAGGTGGCGAAATCCTCAGGGGGGATGCTCTGCGAGATGAACGGATGCGACGGCGATGTGTTCCTTGGAGTGATGAAGCCGCTGTGCGAATGCGGGTTCCTGATCTGCAAAGACTGCTACTTGGAGTGCATCGGGGACGGCGGAGGGCTGTGCCCGGGGTGCAAGGAGCCGTACCGAACCGCGAACGACGAGGACGATTCCATGTCTGAGGACGAACGGAGACGCCTTCCTTTGACATCAATGCCGGAGTTCAATCGAATGGCCTGGAAGAGGCTGTCGATGGTGAGATCGATGAAAGCACCGCACCAACCTGGGGACTTCGATCACAACAGCTGGCTCTTCGAGACCAAGGGAACGTACGGGTATGGGAATGCAGTGTGGCACAGAGATGGCAACGCCGGCGGCGACAGAGCAGAGCACAACGGTTTCGAGGAGCCACCCGATTTCGAGGGGAAATGCAGAAGGCCATTGACAAGGAAAAAGGGCGTCTCCCAAGCAATTCTCAGCCCATACAG GTTGCTCGTAGTCATTCGCCTTCTTGCACTTGGTCTTTTCCTCGCATGGAGGATTCGGCATCCTAACCATGATGCTCTATGGCTATGGGGAATGTCTGTAGCTTGCGAGGTCTGGTTTGCATTCTCTTGGCTTTTAGACCAGCTTCAAAAGCTTTGTCCAGTAAACAGAGCCACAGATCTCTCCGTCCTGAAAGAACGCTTCGAGTCCCCGAGCATTCGAAACCCCAAAGGCCGATCTGATCTTCCAGGGGTCGATGTATTTGTCTCCACAGCTGATTCAGAAAAAGAACCACCTTTAGTCACTGCAAACACAATCCTCTCCATACTCGCAGTCGACTACCCTGTTGAGAAACTTGCTTGTTACCTATCAGATGATGGAGGCTCACTTCTGACATTCGAAGCTCTTGCTGAAACTGCTACCTTTGCAAGAATTTGGGTTCCCTTCTGCAGGAAGCATACCGTAGAGCCGAGGAATCCGGAGGCCTACTTCAGTCAGAAGCGCGACTTTCTAAAGAACAAAGTCCGTCGAGACTTTGTTCGAGAGAGGAGGAAGGTTAAGAGGGAATATGATGAGTTTAAAGTAAGAATAAATTCTCTGCCTGAATCCATCAGGAGGCGATCTGATGCATACAATGCGCACGAAGAACTACGAGCtaagaagaaacaaatggagatCAAAGACGACAGCATTTCGGAACCCACGGAGTTTATTAAAGCAACTTGGATGTCTGATGGATCACACTGGCCTGGGACATGGTTTTCAGCTGCACCTGATCATTCTAGAGCTGATCATGCTAGTATCGTTCAG GTGATGCTTGTTCCTCCAAATCCTGAACCGGTAATAGGCAATGTGGAACAAGAAAGTAATCTTATCAACACCGCCGACGTCGACATCAGACTTCCAATGCTCGTCTATGTTTCGCGCGAGAAGAGACCGGGATACGATCACAACAAGAAGGCCGGCGCAATGAATTCTCTGGTCAGAACAAGTGCTATAATGTCCAATGGCCCCTTCATTCTGAATCTGGATTGCGATCACTACATCCACAATTCCTTGGCTCTGAGAGAAGGGATGTGTTTCATGCTCGATCGAGGCGGTGACAGGATATGCTATGTTCAATTTCCTCAGAGGTTTGATGGAATCGATCCCAGTGACCGATACGCTAATAACAATTTGGTGTTCTTTGATGTCACTATGAGGGCCATGGATGGATTGCAAGGTCCCATGTATGTTGGAACTGGCTGCATTTTTCGAAGAACTGCTCTTTATGGGTTTAGCCCTCCTCGTGCCACCGAACACCACGGTTGGTTTGGAAGGAAGAAGACTAAGCTTTTCCTGAGGAAACCTACAATGGGGAAGAAGCATGATCGCGACAAAAAGGACGATGAGAACGACGACGAATTAGATGTAGAATCAGCACTGCTGCCGAAGAGGTTTGGTAGTTCAGCCACTTTAGTAGCATCCATTCCCATAGCTGAATACCAGGGAAGGCTGCTTCAAGACATGCCCGGAGTTCGACAAGGCAGGCCTGCTGGTTCCCTGGCAGTCCCTCGAGAACCCCTTGATGCAGCAACAGTCGCGGAAACGATCAGTGTTATATCTTGCTTCTTCGAGGATCAAACCGAATGGGGCCAACGAGTGGGTTGGATATATGGCTCTGTCACTGAGGATGTCGTGACAGGTTACAGAATGCACAACAGGGGGTGGAGGTCAATTTACTGTGTCACCAAGAGGGATGCATTCAGAGGGACAGCTCCGATCAATCTAACCGATAGGCTGCACCAAGTCCTCCGGTGGGCGACTGGTTCGGTCGAGATATTCTTCTCCCAGAACAATGCAATCTTTGCCAGCAGGAGGATGAAGTTCTTGCAGAGAGTAGCCTATTTCAACTGTGGAATCTACCCGTTCACCTCCATCTTTCTCATGGTCTACTGCATTCTCCCGGCAATCTCTCTATTCACCGGCCAGTTTATCGTTCAATCCCTCAGCATTACATTTCTGATGCTACTCCTCGCCATTACCGGTACTCTTTGCCTGCTCGCATTGTTGGAGATCAAGTGGTCCGGGATCACATTGCATGAGTGGTGGAGGAATGAGCAGTTCTGGTTAATTGGAGGAACGAGTGCTCACCCTGCTGCTGTCCTCCAAGGCTTGCTGAAGGTCATTGCCGGTGTGGACATTTCATTCACTTTGACATCGAAACCTGCGGCCGACGACGATGCGGATGCCTTTGCTGAGCTCTACGTCGTGAAGTGGAGCTTCTTGATGGTGCCTCCGATCACAATTATGATGATGAACACGATAGCGATAGCCGTGGGGACTGCGAGGACAATGTACTGTCAATTTCCGCAGTGGAGCAAGCTTCTGGGAGGTGTGTTCTTCAGCTTCTGGGTCCTTTGCCATCTGTATCCGTTCGCAAAAGGCCTGATGGGGCGGAGGGGGAAGGTGCCGACGATTGTATTTATATGGGCTGGTCTAATCTCGAGTATCATCTCCTTGCTTTGGGTGTACATAAGCCCCCCAGCTGGAGGGAGGAGGGACTACATGAGTTTCCAGTTTCCTTGA